In Passer domesticus isolate bPasDom1 chromosome 1, bPasDom1.hap1, whole genome shotgun sequence, one DNA window encodes the following:
- the PTER gene encoding phosphotriesterase-related protein isoform X2, translating into MDLSKLTEIIVDEVLKGADGTNIKCGVVGEIGCSWPLTPSEHRVLQATAEAQCQLGCPVIIHPGRNSDSPFQILRILQEAGADASKTVMSHLDRTIFDKKKLLEFAKFGCYLEYDLFGTEFLHYQFHPDIDMPNDNERIARIRMLIDEGYEDRILMAHDVHTKNRLMKYGGHGYSHILQNIVPKMLIRGISQDKIDKILLANPKRWLTFK; encoded by the exons ACAGAGATTATTGTTGATGAGGTACTCAAAGGAGCAGATGGGACTAATATCAAGTGTGGTGTGGTGGGAGAAATAGGTTGCTCCTGGCCTTTGACTCCCAGTGAACACAGAGTGCTTCAGGCAACAGCAGAGGCTCAGTGCCAGCTTGGGTGCCCGGTTATCATCCATCCTGGCAGGAACAGCGACTCCCCTTTCCAGATCCTCCGCATTCTGCAGGAAGCTGGGGCTGATGCTTCCAAGACAGTCATGTCTCACCTCGACAG GACCATTTTTGATAAAAAGAAACTTCTGGAATTTGCTAAGTTTGGATGTTACTTAGAGTATGACCTGTTTGGTACAGAGTTCCTTCATTACCAGTTCCATCCAGATATCGACATGCCGAACGACAATGAAAGAATTGCAAG GATCCGTATGCTGATTGATGAAGGCTATGAAGACAGAATTCTGATGGCTCATGATGTGCACACCAAGAACAGGTTGATGAAATATGGAGGTCATGGATATTCACATATTTTACAAAATATAGTTCCTAAAATGCTAATTAGAGGCATATCCCAAGATAAAATTGATAAAATACTCCTAGCAAATCCAAAGCGGTGGTTGACTTTTAAGTAG